One region of Acidovorax sp. T1 genomic DNA includes:
- a CDS encoding DSD1 family PLP-dependent enzyme — MKPLPDLTDLPGALLASIGQRVDRIDTPSLVVDLDAMERNIQRMADFARKHGVRWRPHAKMHKSAEIALLLQRAGATGACVQKVAEAETLAAGGVNDIFISNEVVAAPKLLRVARLAAQLAARGGRLAIAVDSAEGIERLAEAMALAGSTHGIDVLVEIDVGQGRCGVPPGAPAVALALAVAHHARLRFAGLQAYHGRAQHFVSATERREAIAAAVRAAEHTRALIVAAGLPVPLVTGSGTGTLVHEAASGVYGELQAGSFLFMDADYARNEREPAQPAFEQALFVKTQVISVSDSHAVCDAGHKSHAIDSGLPTVALLPPERALRYANGGDEHGVLYADGPKARLPALGLMLWLVPGHCDPTVNLHDFLIGVRGGLALGVVERIIRVDARGALT; from the coding sequence ATGAAACCACTGCCTGATCTGACTGATCTGCCTGGCGCGCTGCTGGCCAGCATCGGCCAACGTGTGGACCGGATCGACACGCCTTCGCTGGTGGTGGACCTGGACGCCATGGAGCGCAACATCCAGCGCATGGCCGACTTCGCCCGCAAGCACGGCGTGCGCTGGCGCCCCCACGCCAAGATGCACAAGAGCGCCGAAATCGCGCTGCTGCTGCAGCGCGCCGGAGCCACCGGCGCCTGCGTGCAGAAAGTGGCCGAGGCCGAAACACTGGCCGCTGGCGGGGTGAACGACATCTTCATCAGCAACGAGGTGGTGGCCGCACCCAAGCTGCTGCGGGTGGCGCGCCTGGCTGCGCAGCTGGCCGCACGCGGCGGGCGCCTGGCCATCGCGGTGGACAGCGCGGAAGGCATCGAGCGCCTTGCAGAGGCCATGGCCTTGGCCGGCAGCACGCACGGCATCGACGTGTTGGTGGAAATCGATGTGGGCCAGGGCCGCTGCGGCGTGCCGCCCGGCGCGCCGGCGGTGGCCCTGGCGCTGGCCGTGGCCCACCATGCGCGACTGCGCTTTGCCGGGCTGCAGGCCTACCATGGCCGCGCCCAGCACTTCGTTAGCGCGACCGAGCGGCGCGAGGCCATCGCCGCCGCCGTGCGCGCGGCCGAGCACACCCGCGCGCTGATCGTGGCGGCGGGCCTGCCCGTGCCACTGGTGACCGGATCAGGCACCGGCACGCTGGTGCACGAAGCCGCCAGCGGCGTGTATGGCGAGCTGCAGGCCGGTTCGTTCCTGTTCATGGATGCCGACTACGCCCGCAACGAGCGCGAGCCCGCCCAGCCCGCGTTCGAGCAGGCGCTGTTCGTCAAGACCCAAGTCATCTCGGTGAGCGACAGCCATGCGGTGTGTGACGCGGGCCACAAAAGCCACGCCATCGACTCGGGCCTGCCCACCGTGGCCCTGCTGCCGCCCGAGCGCGCGCTGCGCTATGCCAACGGCGGCGACGAGCATGGCGTGCTTTATGCCGACGGCCCCAAGGCCCGCCTGCCCGCGCTGGGCCTCATGCTGTGGCTGGTGCCGGGGCACTGCGACCCCACGGTGAACCTGCACGATTTCCTGATCGGCGTGCGCGGCGGGCTGGCCCTGGGCGTGGTGGAACGCATCATCAGGGTTGATGCCAGAGGCGCGCTGACCTGA
- a CDS encoding histidine phosphatase family protein produces the protein MNATRIIAIRHGETAWNVDTRIQGHLDIPLNDTGLWQARQLARALADEPVAAIYTSDLQRARTTAQAVADATGAPLTPEPALRERSFGHFQGRTFAQIEAELPEDALRWRKRDPHYAPEGGESLTALRTRIDNTVHRLAARHPGELVVLVAHGGVLDVLYRLATGQEIQAPRTWQLANAAINRLLWTPQGLSLVGWADTQHLDNAARDETTA, from the coding sequence ATGAACGCCACCCGCATCATTGCCATTCGCCACGGCGAAACCGCCTGGAACGTGGACACCCGCATCCAGGGGCATCTCGACATTCCGCTCAACGACACCGGCCTGTGGCAAGCGCGGCAGCTGGCGCGGGCCTTGGCCGACGAGCCCGTGGCCGCCATCTACACCAGCGATCTGCAGCGCGCCCGGACCACGGCCCAGGCGGTGGCGGACGCCACGGGCGCACCGCTCACGCCCGAGCCCGCTCTGCGTGAACGCAGTTTTGGCCACTTTCAGGGCCGCACCTTCGCGCAAATCGAGGCCGAGCTGCCCGAAGACGCCCTGCGCTGGCGCAAGCGCGACCCGCACTATGCGCCCGAGGGCGGCGAATCGCTGACAGCGCTGCGCACCCGCATCGACAACACCGTGCACCGCCTGGCGGCCCGCCACCCCGGCGAGCTGGTGGTGCTGGTGGCGCACGGCGGCGTGCTGGATGTGCTGTACCGCCTGGCCACCGGCCAGGAGATCCAGGCGCCGCGCACCTGGCAGCTGGCCAACGCGGCCATCAACCGGCTGCTGTGGACGCCGCAAGGCCTCAGCCTGGTGGGCTGGGCCGACACCCAGCATCTGGACAACGCCGCCCGCGATGAAACCACTGCCTGA
- the ttcA gene encoding tRNA 2-thiocytidine(32) synthetase TtcA, translated as MDSSAWTGEDTAAAAAPERAPADFKIERETHKLEKRLCREVGKAIVHYNMIEEGDKVMVCMSGGKDSYALLDILLKLKRRAPIHFDLIAVNLDQKQPGFPEHVLPDYLKTTGVPFHIENEDTYSIVKRLIPEGKTTCSLCSRLRRGILYRVADELGATKIALGHHRDDILQTLLLNMFFGGKMKSMPPKLVSDDGRHVVIRPLAFVAEKDTARWAQHRNFPIIPCNLCGSQENLQRKQVGEMLRECEKKYPGRVENMFNALQNVVPSHLLDGALYDFKGARATGVADDNGDKAFDTEDFPAPSALPGVQVVRIG; from the coding sequence ATGGACAGCAGCGCCTGGACGGGCGAAGACACCGCAGCAGCGGCGGCCCCCGAGCGCGCACCGGCCGACTTCAAGATCGAGCGCGAGACCCACAAGCTCGAAAAGCGCCTGTGCCGCGAGGTGGGCAAGGCCATCGTGCACTACAACATGATCGAAGAGGGCGACAAGGTCATGGTCTGCATGTCGGGCGGCAAGGACAGCTATGCGCTGCTGGACATCCTGCTCAAGCTGAAACGCCGCGCGCCGATTCACTTTGATCTGATTGCCGTCAACCTCGACCAGAAGCAGCCCGGCTTCCCCGAGCATGTGCTGCCCGATTACCTCAAAACCACCGGCGTGCCGTTCCACATCGAGAACGAGGACACCTACAGCATCGTCAAGCGCCTGATTCCCGAGGGTAAGACCACCTGCAGCCTGTGCAGCCGCCTGCGACGGGGCATTCTGTACCGCGTGGCCGACGAGCTTGGCGCCACCAAGATCGCCCTGGGCCACCACCGCGACGACATTTTGCAGACGCTGCTGCTCAACATGTTCTTTGGCGGCAAGATGAAGAGCATGCCGCCGAAGCTGGTCAGCGACGACGGCCGCCATGTGGTGATCCGCCCGCTGGCCTTCGTGGCCGAAAAAGACACCGCGCGCTGGGCGCAGCACCGCAACTTCCCCATCATTCCGTGCAACCTGTGCGGCAGCCAGGAAAACCTGCAGCGCAAGCAGGTGGGCGAGATGCTGCGCGAGTGCGAGAAAAAATACCCCGGCCGCGTGGAGAACATGTTCAACGCGCTGCAAAACGTGGTGCCCAGCCACCTGCTCGATGGCGCGCTGTACGATTTCAAGGGAGCGCGCGCCACCGGCGTGGCCGACGACAACGGCGACAAGGCCTTTGACACCGAGGATTTCCCCGCGCCCTCTGCGCTGCCCGGCGTGCAGGTGGTGCGCATCGGCTGA
- a CDS encoding DUF4136 domain-containing protein gives MTAMRWITWPLLCAALWLTGCASTRLVDSDVQSFSQLAGAPAHPTYRFERLPSQQALGAQQSAAEEQARQALAKVDLRQDSAAPFYRVQVHARTDLQAYPDYWDGPGWGWGGWGGGRGFHGGLSMRFPPPTLYRREVGLVLREAASGTVVYETRAVHEGVWTDNPAVFAAMFDAALNGFPTPPTGLRRIVLEIPR, from the coding sequence ATGACTGCCATGCGATGGATCACTTGGCCCCTGCTGTGCGCGGCGCTGTGGCTGACCGGCTGCGCCAGCACCCGCCTGGTGGACAGCGATGTGCAATCGTTCTCCCAGCTCGCCGGCGCGCCCGCGCATCCCACCTACCGTTTTGAACGCCTGCCGTCGCAGCAAGCCCTGGGCGCCCAGCAGTCGGCCGCGGAAGAACAGGCCCGGCAGGCGCTGGCCAAGGTGGACCTGCGCCAGGACAGCGCGGCGCCGTTTTACCGCGTGCAGGTGCATGCCCGCACCGACCTTCAGGCCTATCCGGACTACTGGGATGGCCCCGGCTGGGGCTGGGGTGGCTGGGGCGGTGGCCGGGGTTTTCATGGCGGCCTGTCGATGCGTTTTCCGCCCCCCACGCTGTACCGGCGCGAAGTCGGCCTGGTCCTGCGCGAGGCGGCCAGCGGCACCGTGGTGTACGAGACCCGCGCCGTGCACGAGGGGGTGTGGACCGACAACCCGGCCGTGTTTGCCGCCATGTTCGACGCCGCCCTGAACGGTTTTCCCACGCCACCCACAGGGCTACGCCGCATCGTCCTCGAAATTCCGCGCTAA